A genomic region of Rhodococcus pyridinivorans contains the following coding sequences:
- a CDS encoding sensor histidine kinase produces MRNSDGSDSGGAVPVLRAMQFGAHLLFFLLLAVGVVRTVTDSAHPVPIVALAVVVAGWYLFGIWFAQREGFENGEPVQRRSGQIWFAALGLGWLALVVADVNFVWLAFALFFLCFPLFSTPVALTVTIMLTAIAIAATLWHGTTNTVASILGPVFGAAAAAGMAVVYQQLVRQSAQRQQLVDELTEAHRELLGAQDELVALQREAGALTERSRLARDIHDTLAQGFSSILLLSRAGQRAPDNSAAVFAQIADTAQQNLIEARRVVDALAPVALESAPLESALRRLLDQLEQQTGITGDLLTDSDPIPLVTDFDVALLRVAQSALANVRLHSRARRVRVTLSYASDEVRLDIVDDGIGFDQRQDGGFGLRSMRERLAELGGTLVVESAPGDGTAVAATLPIGRVA; encoded by the coding sequence ATGCGGAATTCCGATGGGTCTGACTCGGGCGGGGCCGTGCCGGTGCTACGCGCCATGCAATTCGGCGCCCATCTGCTGTTCTTCCTGCTCCTCGCGGTGGGTGTCGTGCGCACGGTTACCGACAGTGCTCATCCCGTTCCGATCGTCGCGCTCGCTGTCGTGGTAGCCGGGTGGTATCTCTTCGGGATCTGGTTCGCGCAGCGTGAGGGCTTCGAGAACGGGGAGCCGGTACAGCGCCGGTCGGGGCAGATCTGGTTCGCGGCGCTCGGGCTGGGCTGGTTGGCTCTCGTGGTGGCGGATGTCAACTTCGTCTGGCTGGCGTTCGCCCTGTTCTTCCTGTGCTTTCCCCTGTTCTCCACTCCGGTCGCGTTGACGGTGACGATCATGCTGACCGCGATAGCGATCGCAGCGACGCTGTGGCACGGCACCACGAACACGGTTGCCTCGATTCTCGGACCGGTGTTCGGGGCGGCAGCTGCCGCCGGAATGGCCGTCGTCTACCAACAGTTGGTGCGGCAGTCCGCGCAGCGACAGCAGTTGGTGGACGAACTCACCGAGGCGCACCGAGAGTTGCTCGGGGCGCAGGACGAATTGGTCGCGCTGCAACGGGAAGCGGGCGCACTGACCGAACGTTCCCGCCTCGCGCGTGACATTCACGACACTCTGGCGCAGGGATTTTCGTCCATTCTGCTGCTCTCCCGAGCCGGGCAGCGCGCTCCCGACAATTCTGCGGCGGTCTTCGCGCAGATCGCGGACACCGCGCAGCAGAATCTGATCGAGGCCCGCCGGGTGGTCGACGCGCTCGCGCCGGTTGCGCTCGAGTCCGCACCGCTCGAATCCGCGTTGCGGCGCCTGCTCGACCAACTCGAGCAGCAGACCGGGATCACCGGTGACCTACTCACCGACAGCGATCCGATCCCGCTGGTGACGGACTTCGACGTCGCCTTGCTCCGCGTCGCCCAGAGTGCTCTCGCCAACGTGCGGTTGCATTCGCGGGCGCGTCGGGTACGGGTGACATTGAGCTACGCATCCGACGAAGTACGGCTCGATATCGTCGACGACGGTATCGGCTTCGATCAACGTCAGGACGGTGGATTCGGCTTACGGTCGATGCGGGAACGACTGGCCGAACTGGGTGGCACACTCGTCGTGGAATCGGCACCCGGAGACGGAACCGCGGTCGCCGCAACCCTTCCGATCGGGCGGGTCGCATGA
- a CDS encoding carbon starvation CstA family protein, which produces MAVDPAPPTGSEVEYLRTDPDLPPVGVVDRTPISPTARIVFLVLAILGAVAWSIIALVRGEEINAVWFVIAAVCTYLVAYRFYAKFIERKIVQPRDDRATPAEELENGKDYMPTDRRVLFGHHFAAIAGAGPLVGPVLAAQMGYLPGTIWIIVGVVFAGAVQDFLVLWISSRRRGRSLGQMAREELGPIGGVAALIAVFVIMIILIAVLALVVVNALADSPWGLFSIAMTIPIALFMGVYLRYLRPGRVAEVSLIGVVLLLVAIIAGGWVAETDWGTNWFTLSPVTISWLMIAYGFAASVLPVWLLLAPRDYLSTFMKVGTIVLLAIGILVARPNLEMPDITSFAIDGDGPAFAGSLFPFLFITIACGALSGFHALISSGTTPKLLEKEKQIRLIGYGGMLTESFVAIMALVTACIIDQHLYFTLNAPAALTGGTPETAAAYVNGLGLGSPDITPEQISAAAESVGEESIISRTGGAPTLAFGMSQVLSDLFGGDSLKSFWYHFAIMFEALFILTTVDAGTRVARFMLSDSLGNFGGPARRFKDPSWRPGAWLCSAVVVGLWGAILLMGVTDPLGGINTLFPLFGIANQLLAAIALTVVLTVVVKKGLVKWAWIPGVPLVWDLIVTMTASWQKIFSGDRAVGYWAQHRAFVDAKNSGATTFGSAKTADEIDAVIRNTFIQGTLSIVFAVLVLIVVAAGVVVCTRSVRAGGMPTTETPHVPSKIFAPAGFVPTPAERELQKEWDELIASGKVRAPGAAHTHASRHRDGDGGGS; this is translated from the coding sequence ATGGCTGTGGACCCGGCGCCGCCGACCGGCAGCGAGGTGGAATATCTCCGGACCGACCCCGATCTTCCACCGGTCGGTGTCGTCGACCGGACACCGATATCACCCACCGCGAGGATCGTCTTTCTCGTGCTCGCGATTCTGGGGGCGGTCGCCTGGTCGATCATCGCGCTGGTCCGCGGCGAGGAGATCAACGCGGTCTGGTTCGTCATTGCCGCCGTGTGCACCTATCTCGTCGCCTATCGCTTCTACGCGAAGTTCATCGAACGCAAGATCGTGCAGCCACGCGACGACCGTGCGACACCTGCCGAGGAACTCGAGAACGGCAAGGACTACATGCCGACGGACCGTCGGGTGTTGTTCGGCCACCACTTCGCCGCCATTGCCGGCGCGGGCCCGCTCGTCGGCCCGGTGCTCGCCGCCCAGATGGGTTATCTGCCCGGCACGATCTGGATCATCGTCGGCGTCGTCTTCGCCGGTGCGGTCCAGGACTTCCTCGTCCTGTGGATCTCCTCGCGCCGCCGCGGACGCAGCCTCGGCCAGATGGCCCGCGAGGAACTCGGGCCGATCGGCGGCGTCGCGGCGCTCATCGCGGTCTTCGTCATCATGATCATCCTGATCGCGGTGCTGGCATTGGTGGTCGTGAACGCGCTCGCCGACAGCCCGTGGGGCCTGTTCTCCATCGCGATGACCATTCCCATCGCACTGTTCATGGGCGTCTATCTGCGCTACCTGCGACCCGGCAGGGTCGCGGAGGTGTCGCTGATCGGCGTCGTTCTGCTGCTCGTCGCGATCATCGCGGGTGGCTGGGTCGCCGAGACCGACTGGGGAACGAACTGGTTCACCCTGTCCCCGGTGACGATTTCGTGGCTGATGATCGCCTACGGATTCGCGGCGTCGGTGCTGCCGGTGTGGTTGCTGCTCGCCCCGCGCGACTACCTCTCGACCTTCATGAAGGTCGGCACGATCGTCCTGCTCGCGATCGGGATCCTCGTCGCACGACCGAACCTGGAGATGCCCGACATCACGTCGTTCGCCATCGACGGTGACGGCCCGGCCTTCGCGGGGTCGCTGTTCCCGTTCCTGTTCATCACCATCGCATGCGGCGCACTGTCTGGATTCCACGCGCTCATCTCCTCGGGCACCACCCCGAAACTGCTCGAGAAGGAGAAACAGATCCGGCTGATCGGCTACGGCGGCATGCTCACCGAGTCGTTCGTCGCGATCATGGCGCTGGTCACCGCCTGCATCATCGACCAGCACCTGTACTTCACGCTCAACGCTCCGGCCGCCCTCACCGGCGGCACCCCGGAGACCGCCGCCGCCTACGTCAACGGTCTCGGGCTGGGGTCGCCCGACATCACCCCCGAACAGATCTCGGCGGCAGCCGAATCCGTCGGGGAGGAGTCGATCATCTCCCGTACCGGTGGTGCCCCGACGCTCGCGTTCGGCATGTCCCAGGTGCTCAGCGACCTGTTCGGCGGCGACAGCCTCAAATCGTTCTGGTACCACTTCGCGATCATGTTCGAGGCGCTGTTCATCCTCACCACCGTCGACGCGGGAACGCGTGTCGCGCGGTTCATGCTTTCGGACTCGCTCGGCAACTTCGGCGGTCCCGCTCGTCGCTTCAAGGATCCGTCCTGGCGTCCCGGCGCCTGGTTGTGCTCCGCGGTCGTCGTCGGCCTGTGGGGTGCGATCCTGCTGATGGGCGTCACCGACCCGCTGGGCGGCATCAACACGCTCTTCCCACTGTTCGGCATCGCCAACCAGTTGCTCGCCGCGATCGCCCTGACCGTCGTGCTCACCGTCGTCGTGAAGAAGGGACTGGTGAAGTGGGCGTGGATCCCCGGCGTGCCGTTGGTGTGGGATCTGATCGTGACCATGACGGCGTCGTGGCAGAAGATCTTCTCCGGCGACCGCGCGGTGGGGTACTGGGCCCAGCACCGAGCTTTCGTCGACGCGAAGAACTCCGGCGCAACCACATTCGGTTCGGCGAAGACTGCCGACGAGATCGATGCCGTCATCCGCAACACATTCATCCAGGGCACGTTGTCGATCGTGTTCGCAGTGCTCGTGCTCATCGTGGTCGCCGCAGGAGTAGTGGTGTGTACCAGATCGGTCCGGGCCGGAGGTATGCCCACCACCGAAACACCCCACGTGCCGTCGAAGATATTCGCGCCCGCGGGCTTCGTGCCGACCCCGGCCGAGAGGGAACTGCAGAAGGAGTGGGACGAACTGATCGCATCGGGCAAGGTCCGCGCCCCGGGCGCCGCACACACCCATGCCTCGCGGCATCGCGACGGGGACGGAGGTGGGTCGTGA
- a CDS encoding acyl-CoA dehydrogenase family protein: protein MHESESQENAEFAATVRQWLEDNLTGEFAELRGKGGPGSEHEFFEQRLAWDRHLAAAGWTCIGWPTEYGGRGASMDQRVIFHEEYAKANAPARVNHLGEELLGPTLIAFGTEEQKQRFLPGIRNVTELWAQGYSEPGAGSDLANVSTTARLEGDKWVINGQKVWTSLAHVAQWAFVVARTEPGSTRHHGLSFLLVPLDQPGVTVRPIQQLTGTSEFNEVFFDDAVTDADLVVGAPGDGWKVAMGLLTFERGVSTLGQQIGFARELDGIVSVAESNGAIDDPHLRERIARARIELRVMRAHALSTLGDADPGQASVAKLLWANWHRDLGQLAMDVQGSSSLVGPDHDHAGNPSDITDPEHLELAEWQRLFLFTRADTIYGGSNEIQRNIIAERVLGLPREARP, encoded by the coding sequence GTGCACGAGAGCGAGAGCCAGGAAAATGCGGAGTTCGCAGCCACCGTCCGACAGTGGCTCGAAGACAACCTGACCGGCGAATTCGCCGAGCTCAGAGGCAAGGGCGGACCCGGAAGCGAACACGAGTTCTTCGAACAGCGACTCGCATGGGACCGGCATCTGGCCGCTGCCGGATGGACCTGCATCGGCTGGCCCACCGAGTACGGCGGGCGCGGCGCGAGCATGGATCAGCGCGTGATCTTCCACGAGGAGTACGCGAAGGCGAACGCGCCCGCGCGCGTCAACCACCTCGGTGAGGAACTGCTCGGCCCCACCCTCATCGCGTTCGGGACCGAGGAACAGAAGCAGCGCTTCCTGCCCGGGATCCGTAACGTCACCGAACTGTGGGCGCAGGGCTACTCGGAACCGGGAGCCGGCTCCGACCTCGCCAACGTCTCCACCACCGCCCGCCTCGAGGGCGACAAGTGGGTGATCAACGGTCAGAAGGTCTGGACGTCGCTCGCACACGTCGCACAATGGGCCTTCGTCGTCGCGCGGACGGAACCCGGTTCGACCCGCCATCACGGCCTGAGCTTCCTGCTCGTGCCCCTCGACCAGCCTGGCGTCACGGTGCGGCCCATTCAGCAGCTCACGGGCACCTCCGAGTTCAACGAGGTCTTCTTCGACGACGCCGTCACCGACGCCGACCTCGTCGTCGGTGCCCCCGGCGACGGGTGGAAGGTCGCGATGGGTCTGCTGACCTTCGAACGCGGCGTCTCCACCCTCGGGCAGCAGATCGGCTTCGCCCGCGAACTCGACGGCATCGTCTCCGTCGCCGAGAGCAACGGTGCGATCGACGATCCGCACCTCCGCGAACGCATCGCCCGCGCGCGGATCGAACTGCGGGTCATGCGTGCCCACGCCCTGAGCACCCTCGGCGACGCCGATCCGGGTCAGGCCTCGGTCGCGAAACTGCTGTGGGCGAACTGGCATCGCGACCTGGGGCAACTCGCCATGGACGTGCAGGGATCGTCATCGCTCGTCGGCCCCGATCACGACCATGCCGGAAATCCCTCCGACATCACCGATCCCGAACATCTCGAGCTCGCGGAATGGCAGCGGCTGTTCCTGTTCACCCGCGCCGACACCATCTACGGCGGATCCAACGAGATCCAGCGCAACATCATCGCCGAGCGCGTGCTCGGCCTTCCCCGGGAGGCACGTCCGTGA
- a CDS encoding acetyl-CoA C-acetyltransferase, protein MTEAYIVDAVRTPIGKKKGGLADVHPADLGSHVIKALVERTGIDPADVDDVVFGCVDAIGGQAGNIARTAWLAAGYPQHVPGVTVDRQCGSSQQALHFGAQAILSDTADLIVAGGVQNMTQIPISAAMIVGQQYGFDTPFGGSKGWTERYGSDEVSQFKGAEMIAEKWDLSREELEKWALQSHERAKAAIAEGRFDNEIVPFGDATVDEGPRETSLEKMASLQTLVEGGRLTAAVASQISDGASAVLLASDEAVKKYGLKPRARIHHLSARGDDPIFMLTAPIPATQYALEKAGLTIDDIDLIEINEAFAPVVLAWIKEIGADPSKVNVNGGAIALGHPLGATGTKLMATLLNELERTGGRYGLLTICEGGGTANATIIERI, encoded by the coding sequence ATGACCGAGGCCTACATCGTCGACGCGGTGCGCACCCCCATCGGCAAGAAGAAGGGTGGGCTCGCGGACGTGCACCCGGCCGACCTGGGCTCGCACGTGATCAAGGCGCTCGTCGAGCGCACGGGCATCGACCCCGCCGACGTCGACGACGTGGTGTTCGGTTGCGTCGACGCCATCGGCGGCCAGGCCGGCAACATCGCCCGCACCGCGTGGCTGGCCGCCGGCTACCCGCAGCACGTGCCCGGCGTGACCGTCGACCGTCAGTGCGGGTCGAGCCAGCAGGCCCTGCACTTCGGTGCCCAGGCGATCCTCAGCGACACCGCGGATCTCATCGTCGCCGGTGGCGTGCAGAACATGACGCAGATCCCGATCTCCGCGGCCATGATCGTCGGGCAGCAGTACGGCTTCGACACCCCCTTCGGTGGGTCGAAGGGCTGGACGGAGCGCTACGGCAGCGACGAGGTGTCGCAGTTCAAGGGTGCCGAGATGATCGCCGAGAAGTGGGACCTCAGCCGCGAGGAACTCGAGAAGTGGGCGCTGCAGAGCCACGAGCGCGCCAAGGCCGCCATCGCCGAGGGACGCTTCGACAACGAGATCGTCCCCTTCGGTGACGCCACCGTCGACGAAGGCCCGCGCGAGACCAGCCTCGAGAAGATGGCGTCGCTGCAAACCCTCGTCGAGGGCGGACGCCTGACCGCCGCCGTCGCCAGCCAGATCTCCGACGGCGCATCCGCGGTGCTGCTCGCCTCCGACGAGGCCGTGAAGAAGTACGGCCTGAAGCCCCGCGCGCGCATCCACCACCTCAGCGCCCGCGGCGACGACCCGATCTTCATGCTCACCGCCCCGATCCCCGCCACGCAGTACGCCCTCGAGAAGGCCGGCCTGACGATCGACGATATCGACCTCATCGAGATCAACGAGGCCTTCGCGCCCGTCGTCCTGGCGTGGATCAAGGAGATCGGCGCCGACCCGTCGAAGGTCAACGTCAACGGCGGCGCGATCGCCCTCGGCCACCCGCTCGGCGCGACCGGCACCAAGCTGATGGCGACGCTGCTCAACGAGCTCGAGCGCACCGGTGGTCGCTACGGCCTGCTCACCATCTGCGAGGGTGGCGGGACCGCCAACGCGACCATCATCGAACGCATCTGA
- a CDS encoding SDR family oxidoreductase — protein MTATPRPASPLATPPVETPGHGLLRDKKVVVTAAAGTGIGFATARRALLEGADVLVSDFHERRLGESAEKLAAEFPEQQVATIVCDVSSTEQVDALITGAADRLGRIDVLVNNAGLGGETPVVEMTDEEWDRVLDITLTSTFRATRAALRYFRSVDHNGVLVNNASVLGWRAQHSQAHYAAAKAGVMALTRCSAIEAAEYGVRINAVAPSIARHPFLAKVTSEELLDNLAAGEAYGRAAEVWEVAATIAMLASDYTTYLTGEVVSVSSQRA, from the coding sequence GTGACCGCAACACCCCGTCCCGCATCCCCGCTCGCGACCCCGCCGGTCGAGACCCCCGGCCACGGACTGCTCCGCGACAAGAAGGTCGTGGTCACCGCCGCCGCCGGTACCGGCATCGGATTCGCCACCGCGCGTCGCGCGCTGCTCGAGGGCGCCGACGTGCTCGTCTCCGACTTCCACGAGCGCCGGCTCGGCGAGTCCGCGGAGAAGCTCGCGGCCGAGTTCCCCGAACAGCAGGTCGCGACGATCGTGTGCGACGTGTCGTCCACCGAACAGGTCGACGCCCTCATCACCGGCGCCGCCGACCGGCTAGGGCGCATCGACGTGCTCGTCAACAACGCTGGACTCGGTGGGGAGACGCCCGTCGTCGAGATGACCGACGAGGAATGGGATCGCGTCCTCGACATCACCCTCACCAGCACCTTCCGCGCGACCCGCGCGGCACTGCGCTACTTCCGCTCGGTCGACCACAACGGCGTGCTCGTCAACAACGCGTCGGTACTCGGCTGGCGCGCCCAGCACTCGCAGGCGCACTACGCGGCGGCGAAGGCCGGCGTCATGGCCCTGACCCGCTGCTCCGCGATCGAGGCCGCCGAATACGGCGTGCGCATCAACGCCGTCGCCCCGTCCATCGCCCGACACCCCTTCCTCGCGAAGGTCACCAGCGAGGAACTGCTCGACAACCTCGCCGCCGGTGAGGCCTACGGCCGCGCCGCCGAGGTCTGGGAGGTCGCGGCGACCATCGCGATGCTCGCGAGCGACTACACGACCTATCTGACCGGCGAGGTCGTGTCGGTCTCCTCCCAGCGCGCATGA
- a CDS encoding response regulator, whose protein sequence is MSAVRVLLVDDHPVVRAGMRALLASHDDIMVVAEASSGEEAVASASAEKPDVVLMDLRLGSGIDGAQATARILTAADPPRVVVLTTYDTDADILRAVEAGAAGYLLKDTDPKVLIESVFAAARGETVLDPDVAQRLYRRMQQPRTDLSAREIEVLSLVAEGLSNRAIAKQLFVSEATVKSHLVHAFTKLDVDNRTAAVVAARERGLIA, encoded by the coding sequence ATGAGTGCGGTACGTGTACTGCTCGTCGACGATCACCCGGTGGTACGGGCGGGAATGCGCGCGTTGCTGGCGTCGCACGATGACATCATGGTGGTCGCCGAAGCATCGTCGGGTGAGGAAGCCGTGGCTTCGGCGTCGGCCGAGAAACCCGATGTGGTGCTGATGGATCTGCGTCTGGGATCGGGGATCGACGGGGCGCAGGCGACCGCCCGGATCCTGACTGCGGCCGATCCGCCGAGGGTCGTCGTACTCACCACCTACGACACGGACGCGGACATTCTGCGCGCGGTCGAAGCCGGTGCGGCGGGCTACCTCCTCAAGGACACCGACCCGAAAGTGCTGATCGAATCGGTGTTCGCGGCGGCCCGTGGGGAGACCGTCCTGGACCCGGACGTGGCCCAGCGCCTTTACCGCCGCATGCAGCAGCCCCGCACCGACCTCAGCGCCCGCGAAATCGAAGTGCTGTCGCTGGTCGCCGAAGGGTTGTCCAATCGCGCGATCGCCAAACAGCTCTTCGTCAGCGAGGCAACCGTGAAATCCCATCTGGTGCACGCTTTCACCAAATTGGACGTGGACAATCGCACCGCCGCAGTGGTCGCGGCGCGCGAGCGGGGCCTGATCGCGTGA
- a CDS encoding FadD3 family acyl-CoA ligase, with protein sequence MNTRPRTTPAALVRAADTWPDLLAIADGDTRLTFAQLRDHVRDVAAALVSRGVERGARVVIWSPNTFHWVIAALGTHWAGGVVVPLNTRYTGNEAADVVERVRPEALVVVGDFLGTDRYTELCKAAPELSIPTTVRVPLGGNDAPIDGIVEWADFLSSATDAARTEADARAAAVTPDDVSDILFTSGTTGRSKGVLSAHRQCIGVAQAWAECAELTIDDNYLIINPFFHSFGYKAGFVAALLHGSTVIPLATFDVEKVMAMVAAERISVLPGAPTIYQSILDHPRRGEYDLSNLRIAVTGAAPVPVSLVERMQNELSFDAVLTAYGQTEAVVATMCRTDDDPVTVSTSSGRATAEFEVRIGDKGEILLRGPNVMLGYLDDPEATAKTIDEDGWLHTGDVGTVDERGYLDITDRLKDMYISGGFNVYPAEVEAALLHLPGVHEVGVIGVPDERMGEVGRAFVVPLDGHPLTEDDVITYAREKLANFKAPRSVRFIDALPRNPSGKVLKNVLREEKS encoded by the coding sequence GTGAACACACGACCGAGAACCACTCCGGCCGCACTCGTACGTGCCGCCGACACCTGGCCGGACCTGCTCGCGATCGCCGATGGCGACACCCGGCTGACCTTCGCACAACTGCGCGACCACGTCCGCGATGTCGCCGCGGCGCTCGTCTCCCGCGGCGTCGAACGCGGTGCGCGCGTCGTCATCTGGTCGCCCAACACGTTCCACTGGGTGATCGCTGCCCTGGGTACACATTGGGCCGGCGGGGTCGTCGTACCCCTCAACACCCGCTACACCGGAAACGAGGCCGCCGACGTCGTCGAGCGCGTCCGCCCCGAGGCCCTCGTCGTGGTCGGCGACTTCCTCGGTACCGACCGCTACACCGAACTGTGCAAGGCCGCTCCGGAACTGTCGATCCCGACGACCGTGCGGGTCCCGCTGGGCGGGAACGACGCGCCGATCGACGGGATCGTCGAGTGGGCGGACTTCCTGTCCTCCGCCACCGACGCCGCCCGCACCGAGGCCGACGCGCGCGCCGCGGCCGTGACCCCCGACGACGTCTCCGACATCCTGTTCACCTCGGGCACGACCGGCCGCAGCAAGGGCGTGCTCAGCGCCCACCGTCAGTGCATCGGTGTCGCGCAGGCGTGGGCCGAGTGCGCCGAACTGACGATCGACGACAACTACCTGATCATCAACCCGTTCTTCCACAGCTTCGGGTACAAGGCCGGCTTCGTCGCCGCACTGCTCCATGGCTCCACCGTCATCCCCCTCGCGACCTTCGACGTAGAGAAGGTCATGGCGATGGTCGCGGCCGAGCGCATCAGCGTCCTCCCGGGCGCCCCGACGATCTACCAGTCCATCCTCGACCACCCGCGGCGCGGCGAGTACGACCTGAGCAACCTGCGCATCGCCGTCACCGGCGCCGCACCCGTGCCCGTCTCCCTCGTCGAGCGCATGCAGAACGAACTGAGCTTCGACGCGGTGCTCACCGCCTACGGGCAGACCGAGGCGGTCGTCGCGACGATGTGCCGCACCGACGACGATCCCGTCACCGTCTCCACCTCGTCCGGACGCGCCACCGCGGAGTTCGAGGTGCGCATCGGCGACAAGGGCGAGATCCTGCTGCGCGGCCCGAACGTCATGCTCGGTTATCTCGACGATCCCGAGGCCACGGCCAAGACGATCGACGAGGACGGGTGGCTGCACACCGGCGATGTCGGGACCGTCGACGAACGCGGCTATCTCGACATCACCGATCGTCTCAAGGACATGTACATCAGCGGCGGATTCAACGTCTATCCGGCGGAGGTCGAAGCGGCACTGCTGCACCTGCCGGGAGTCCACGAGGTCGGGGTGATCGGTGTCCCCGACGAGCGCATGGGTGAGGTCGGCCGGGCGTTCGTGGTCCCGCTGGACGGACATCCGCTCACCGAGGACGACGTGATCACGTACGCCCGAGAGAAACTCGCCAACTTCAAAGCGCCGCGATCGGTTCGGTTCATCGATGCGCTGCCCCGAAACCCGTCCGGCAAGGTACTGAAGAACGTTCTGCGTGAGGAGAAGTCATGA
- a CDS encoding YbdD/YjiX family protein — MITALRRAWWWIGAVMGDHDYARYVELHRRQHPDRPPLSERDYWRERHAAADANPGSRCC; from the coding sequence GTGATCACAGCACTGCGTCGGGCGTGGTGGTGGATCGGTGCCGTCATGGGCGACCACGACTACGCGAGGTACGTCGAACTGCACCGCCGGCAGCATCCGGATCGACCACCGCTGAGCGAACGCGACTACTGGCGTGAGCGGCACGCTGCAGCGGATGCGAACCCGGGAAGCCGATGCTGTTGA
- a CDS encoding DUF2277 domain-containing protein, with protein sequence MCRNITELRGLEPAATAEKIEAAARQYVRKVSGIHKLSDATREPFEQAVAEVTATTTRLLAALPERRQPPPSVPPLRRPEVQARIAARG encoded by the coding sequence ATGTGCCGGAACATCACGGAGCTGCGGGGGCTCGAGCCGGCTGCGACCGCCGAGAAGATCGAAGCGGCCGCACGGCAGTACGTCCGTAAGGTCAGCGGGATCCACAAACTCTCCGACGCCACCCGGGAGCCGTTCGAACAGGCCGTCGCCGAAGTGACCGCGACGACGACGAGATTGCTCGCGGCCCTTCCCGAGCGGCGGCAACCACCGCCGTCGGTGCCGCCGCTACGTCGGCCCGAGGTGCAAGCCAGGATCGCCGCACGCGGCTGA
- a CDS encoding TetR/AcrR family transcriptional regulator: MTPSRDDTSSKSGRRAELLDIAADLFASRGVRATTVRDIADAAGILSGSLYHHFDSKESMVDEILRAFLDDLFDRYRKIVASGLPSRKTLAALVTTSYEAIDRSHAAVAIYQGEAKHLEGDRFAYIGELNTEFRDLWVGVIERGVADGSFRPDVDVELVFRFLRDTVWVAVRWYRPGGSLGIDQVAQQYLSIVLDGLSNQNSS; the protein is encoded by the coding sequence ATGACTCCCTCACGCGACGACACCTCCAGCAAGTCCGGACGCCGCGCGGAACTGCTCGACATCGCAGCCGACCTGTTCGCGTCGCGCGGTGTGCGGGCCACGACCGTGCGCGACATCGCCGACGCGGCGGGAATCCTCTCCGGCAGCCTCTACCACCACTTCGATTCCAAGGAGTCGATGGTGGACGAGATCCTGCGGGCCTTCCTCGACGACCTGTTCGACCGGTACCGCAAGATCGTCGCGTCGGGTCTGCCGTCCCGCAAAACCCTCGCGGCACTCGTCACCACCTCCTACGAGGCGATCGACCGGTCGCACGCCGCGGTGGCGATCTACCAGGGTGAGGCCAAGCATCTCGAGGGCGACCGCTTCGCCTACATCGGCGAACTCAACACCGAGTTCCGCGACCTGTGGGTGGGCGTGATCGAACGCGGCGTCGCGGACGGTTCGTTCCGGCCCGACGTCGACGTCGAACTGGTCTTCCGGTTCCTGCGCGACACCGTGTGGGTGGCCGTGCGCTGGTACCGGCCCGGAGGCTCCCTCGGTATCGATCAGGTTGCCCAGCAATACCTTTCCATCGTTCTCGACGGACTGTCGAACCAGAATTCTTCGTAA